Below is a window of bacterium DNA.
CCCTTGCGCGTAATTCGCTTCTTTATACCGCGGCATTCGGGCCTCCGGTAAATGAATTGTCGTCAGCGTCGACGGTAATCCGAGTTTATATCTTTTTACAGGCAGGACCAGCGGTCGGGAATTAGGGAGTGAAATGGTCGCTCGGGGGTTTTTCTACAAACTGAACGTTAAAATTAAGCCGCGCGGTCGGTGCGCCCGCGTCGGCTTCGAATGACTTGTTGGGCGGTTTTTGAATAGCCTCATATATCGTTTCGGGGGCCAAGTCCGCGCCATTGGGCCAGGCAATCGTTCCCCCTTGAATTTTAGCCGAGCGGAATAGTTTGATGTTATGAAGAGGCTTAAAAACTGGCCCCTTATCTAAAATATATCGCAAATCGACTTCACCCTTAGCCCGATCGTCAAATTCAACGAAATAAATATACGGCCTTAGGTATTTAATTTTAATGAGGTCATTTAGGTTCCACATAATGTTCTCCTCTATTGTAACGGATCAATTTTCTTAAGGGGTTTGCCCTGCTTTGCTAACTTCCAATCGGCCTTCAATTCCTCGGAGTGTAAGTCAATCCAGTCCCTGACTAGTCTCACGGCAACCTTTGACCTCAAATCTCCTTGGAGGATATTCCCGCGCAAATCAAAAACGGCTTTTCTCCCGCCATATTCCGTATGGAAATGAGGTGGATTGTGATCGTCAAAGAACATCCGAATGATGATACCAAAGAAACGGCAAATTTCAGGCATAGACTAGGACTCCAGATTATTTTTCCGCCCAACGCTCAAGCTCACCGGCGCGGGCGGGTTGTGCCCGCGTCCGGTGGAGCGAATTGTTGGGCGCTTTTTCAGTGGGAATGCACATCGACGTACGCCCGGAGTACGGCATTAATCCGAGTTTGGTATTTTCTCCCTTGGTGCCTAAACCATTCCAAAACATCATTGTCGATCCTGATCGAAACCAGTTCCTTGGGTTTCGGCATCCGAACAACCATTTTTGAATAGGGCGGCATCGGTGACGGGGATATCCGAAAAGTTGATCTCGGAATCCTTCATGGCATTCAATTTTTTCCAATTGGTTTTAGATTTCATCTCTGTAGATTTTGTTTTCATAGTTGGTGGCCTTTCTGGCGGAGATAATTCGAACCGTGTTTTCCACTGGTTCGGAAAAAACAACAACCGCCAAGATGGTTTTAAGAATCCCGATTCCAATCCAACGCTCCTCCCCATAATCCTTTCTTTGATCAAGAAAAGTGACCATGGGGTGCTGAAACATCGAAGGAACATCCACAAAATCGATCCCATGTTTCCGGATGTTTAAACGGCTTTTAGCGTCATTCCACGTATATTTCATGCTGGTCTATTGTATATACAAAACGTAATGATGTCAATGGGTCGTTTGATGCCCATGCCCAACGTTAGAATTCAGCGGCGGGCCACCGTGTGGCCCGTCCGCTGGAATGAATTGTTGGGCATTCTATAATCCCAGTAAAACTGCGAGTTTGTTTGAGACTTCAGATAAAATACTTTCGGAAGCCTTGAAATAAAAGCGGGCTCCACGGGTATGCCAATCCAGGCTTTTCACTTGATCGGCAAGAACAACACCGGAGATTCTATCTCCAGAAACAATTGGAACTTCAAATGGGTAGTTTTTGATTTGGGTCGTCATGGGACAAAAAATGGCAAGACCTGTTTTTTTGTTATAGGTTTCTGGAGACAGGGTTAACGCAGGCCTATGGCCCATCTGCTCGTGCCCAGCCTGCGGAGTGAAAGATAGCCAAACGACATCTCCCCGTTTGGGACAATACGAATGAGACATTTACCATGCTTCCTTGCCCAGGGGGGTGCCCCAGTCTTGTTCGGAATGAAGGTTGGATTTAGAAATACTCTTCAGTAGATGGGAAAGAGAATATTTTTTTTGCCTTGTTGGTTTCAACATCATATTTCCGTTCACGATATCAATTTCCACTTCAGACCCACGATGCAAGTGGATGTCTTTGGCAATGGCGCTTGGAATGCGAAAAGCCAGACTATTGCCCCATTTTTGAATAGAGAGATTCATTGTGGTCCTCCATACTGTATCTACTATGAGTATACAATATTATTCCTAATTGTCAATGGATTTATTGGATCCCAACGCTCAAGCTCACCGGCGCGGGCGGGCTGTGCCCGCGTCCGGTGGAGCGAATTGTTGGGCAGGGAAGGAAACAATAACACACCCACCCAACATTACTTTGCGGCTGAAATGAACGAGCCGCGCCCTTAAACCAGTGTTGCCTTTGCCATTGCAATTAAAACGAAGCGTTTGCTGTAACCTTGTGCACAAAACTATGAAAGCCTGATCCCATTTAAACGGCCCAACGAATTAGGATTCTTT
It encodes the following:
- a CDS encoding DUF2442 domain-containing protein; its protein translation is MWNLNDLIKIKYLRPYIYFVEFDDRAKGEVDLRYILDKGPVFKPLHNIKLFRSAKIQGGTIAWPNGADLAPETIYEAIQKPPNKSFEADAGAPTARLNFNVQFVEKPPSDHFTP
- a CDS encoding DUF4160 domain-containing protein, giving the protein MPEICRFFGIIIRMFFDDHNPPHFHTEYGGRKAVFDLRGNILQGDLRSKVAVRLVRDWIDLHSEELKADWKLAKQGKPLKKIDPLQ
- a CDS encoding BrnT family toxin produces the protein MKYTWNDAKSRLNIRKHGIDFVDVPSMFQHPMVTFLDQRKDYGEERWIGIGILKTILAVVVFSEPVENTVRIISARKATNYENKIYRDEI
- the mazF gene encoding endoribonuclease MazF; the protein is MSHSYCPKRGDVVWLSFTPQAGHEQMGHRPALTLSPETYNKKTGLAIFCPMTTQIKNYPFEVPIVSGDRISGVVLADQVKSLDWHTRGARFYFKASESILSEVSNKLAVLLGL
- a CDS encoding AbrB/MazE/SpoVT family DNA-binding domain-containing protein → MNLSIQKWGNSLAFRIPSAIAKDIHLHRGSEVEIDIVNGNMMLKPTRQKKYSLSHLLKSISKSNLHSEQDWGTPLGKEAW